A genomic stretch from Fusobacterium simiae includes:
- a CDS encoding DUF4261 domain-containing protein produces the protein MSSAFTGFILLSEAKFDRDKFLKDLKEDWNITLNLGEEDKNKEKDMLVGEIDGIMIAVALMPAPIPNNEAVESAKTNYRWKDALKVAEEHKAHILVSLLGEPNLVDGAKLYTKIISTLTKQENCTGINVLGTVLNPDMYRDFTKYYEENDMFPVENMIFIGLYGSEDGKMNAYTYGMEGFGKKEMEIIASSESPEDIYYFLQGVADYVITSDVILQDGETIGFSAEQKISISQSKGIAIDGITLKLGY, from the coding sequence ATGAGTAGTGCATTTACAGGTTTTATATTATTGAGTGAAGCTAAGTTTGATAGAGATAAATTTTTGAAAGATTTAAAAGAAGATTGGAATATTACTTTAAACTTAGGTGAAGAAGATAAAAATAAAGAAAAAGACATGTTAGTTGGAGAAATTGATGGGATAATGATAGCAGTTGCTTTAATGCCTGCTCCTATTCCAAATAATGAAGCAGTAGAAAGTGCAAAGACAAATTATAGATGGAAAGATGCTCTTAAAGTTGCAGAAGAACATAAAGCACATATACTTGTTTCACTTTTAGGAGAACCTAATTTAGTTGATGGTGCAAAGTTATATACAAAAATTATATCAACACTTACAAAACAAGAAAATTGTACAGGTATAAATGTATTAGGAACAGTTTTGAATCCAGATATGTATAGAGATTTTACAAAATATTATGAAGAAAATGATATGTTTCCAGTAGAAAATATGATATTTATTGGGTTATATGGATCTGAAGATGGAAAAATGAATGCCTATACTTATGGTATGGAAGGTTTTGGAAAAAAGGAAATGGAAATAATCGCCAGTTCAGAAAGTCCAGAAGATATTTATTATTTTTTACAAGGAGTGGCAGATTATGTTATAACTTCTGATGTAATTTTGCAAGATGGGGAAACAATAGGATTTTCAGCTGAACAAAAAATCTCTATATCTCAGTCAAAAGGAATAGCAATTGATGGAATTACATTAAAATTAGGGTACTGA
- a CDS encoding HutD/Ves family protein, with translation MNKVIKKDDWKVSVWAGGTTNEIFIYPKDSSYTDRVFKARISVATTNNGEKSLFTSLPGVERYISKLSGNMKLQHTDHYDVDMEDYQIDRFRGDWETYSWGKYRDFNLMLKGIRGDLYYRQIRSKCRLHLEKDSTVVFLYVIDGKINVNGTDLETEDFYITDDNILDVFGNNPKIYYGFIKEWDQ, from the coding sequence ATGAATAAAGTTATAAAAAAAGATGATTGGAAGGTTTCTGTGTGGGCAGGAGGAACAACAAATGAAATTTTTATTTATCCCAAAGATTCTAGCTATACAGATAGAGTTTTTAAAGCTAGAATAAGTGTTGCAACTACAAATAATGGTGAAAAATCACTTTTCACAAGTCTACCAGGTGTAGAAAGATATATATCAAAGTTATCAGGGAATATGAAACTTCAACATACAGATCATTATGATGTGGATATGGAAGATTATCAAATAGATAGATTTAGAGGAGATTGGGAAACATATTCTTGGGGAAAATATAGAGATTTTAACTTAATGTTAAAAGGGATAAGAGGAGATTTGTATTATAGACAAATAAGATCTAAGTGCCGATTGCATCTTGAAAAAGATAGTACAGTTGTCTTTTTATATGTTATAGATGGAAAAATTAATGTTAATGGCACAGATTTAGAAACAGAAGATTTCTATATTACAGATGATAATATATTAGATGTTTTTGGTAACAATCCAAAAATATATTATGGTTTTATTAAGGAATGGGATCAATAG
- the eno gene encoding phosphopyruvate hydratase, whose product MTGIVDVIGREILDSRGNPTVEVDVILECGVRGRAAVPSGASTGSHEAVELRDEDKGRYLGKGVLKAVNNVNTEIREALLGMNALNQVAIDKLMIELDGTPNKGRLGANAILGVSLAVSKAAAEVLGQPLYKYLGGVNAKELPLPMMNILNGGAHADSAVDLQEFMIQPVGAKSFREAMQMGAEVFHHLGKILKANGDSTNVGNEGGYAPSKIQGTEGALSLISEAVKAAGYELGKDITFALDAASSEFCEKVNGEYQYHFKREGGIVRNTDAMIKWYEELINKYPIVSIEDGLGEDDWDGWVKLTQAIGDRVQIVGDDLFVTNTERLKKGIELGAGNSILIKLNQIGSLTETLDAIEMAKRAGYTAVVSHRSGETEDATIADVAVATNAGQIKTGSTSRTDRMAKYNQLLRIEEELGSVAQYKGRDVFYNIKK is encoded by the coding sequence ATGACAGGTATAGTAGATGTAATTGGAAGAGAAATACTAGATTCAAGAGGTAATCCAACAGTAGAAGTGGATGTTATACTAGAATGTGGTGTAAGAGGCAGAGCAGCTGTTCCATCTGGTGCTTCAACTGGAAGTCATGAAGCGGTTGAGTTAAGAGATGAAGATAAAGGAAGATATTTAGGAAAAGGGGTTTTAAAAGCTGTAAATAATGTAAATACAGAAATTAGAGAAGCTCTTTTAGGAATGAATGCTTTAAACCAAGTTGCTATAGATAAATTAATGATAGAATTAGATGGAACTCCTAATAAAGGGAGATTAGGGGCAAATGCTATATTAGGTGTATCTCTTGCTGTCTCAAAGGCTGCTGCAGAAGTACTAGGACAACCTTTATATAAATATTTAGGTGGAGTAAATGCAAAAGAATTACCTTTACCTATGATGAATATTTTGAATGGTGGGGCACATGCTGATTCAGCTGTTGATTTACAGGAATTTATGATACAACCAGTTGGAGCAAAATCTTTTAGAGAAGCTATGCAAATGGGAGCAGAAGTTTTCCATCATTTAGGAAAAATTTTGAAGGCTAATGGAGATTCAACAAATGTTGGAAATGAAGGAGGATATGCTCCATCAAAAATTCAAGGAACAGAAGGAGCCTTATCTTTAATCAGTGAAGCAGTGAAAGCTGCAGGTTATGAATTAGGTAAAGATATTACATTTGCTTTAGATGCTGCTTCAAGTGAATTTTGTGAAAAAGTAAATGGAGAATATCAATATCATTTCAAAAGAGAAGGTGGAATTGTTAGAAATACTGATGCAATGATAAAATGGTATGAAGAATTAATAAATAAATATCCAATAGTTTCAATAGAAGATGGTTTAGGTGAAGATGACTGGGACGGGTGGGTAAAATTAACTCAAGCTATTGGAGATAGAGTACAAATAGTTGGAGACGACTTATTTGTAACTAATACTGAAAGATTAAAAAAAGGAATAGAATTAGGAGCAGGAAATTCAATTCTTATAAAATTAAATCAAATAGGCTCATTAACTGAAACTTTAGATGCAATAGAAATGGCTAAAAGAGCAGGGTATACAGCTGTTGTATCTCATAGATCAGGAGAAACAGAAGATGCAACAATAGCTGATGTAGCCGTTGCAACTAATGCAGGACAAATTAAAACTGGTTCAACTTCAAGAACAGATAGAATGGCTAAATACAATCAATTATTAAGAATAGAAGAAGAATTAGGTTCTGTTGCACAATATAAAGGAAGAGATGTTTTCTATAATATAAAAAAATAA
- the pykF gene encoding pyruvate kinase PykF yields MKKTKIVCTIGPVTESVETLKELLKRGMNVMRLNFSHGDYEEHGMRIKNFRQAMSETGIRGGLLLDTKGPEIRTMTLENGKDVSIKAGQKFTFTTDQSVVGNSQRVAVTYKDFAKDLKVGNMVLVDDGLLELDVVEINGNEVVCVARNSGDLGEKKGINLPGISVNLPALSEKDIEDLKFGCRNNIDFVAASFIRKASDVNEVRKVLQENGGERVQIISKIESQEGLDNFDKILEASDGIMVARGDLGVEIPVEEVPCAQKMMIKKCNRVGKVVITATQMLDSMIKNPRPTRAEANDVANAIIDGTDAIMLSGETAKGKYPLEAVDVMNKIAQKVDPTITSFYVGRSSNRHDITSAVAEGSADISERLEAKLIVVGTESGRAARNMRRYFPKANILAITNNEKTANQLILSRGIIPYVDASPKTLEEFFILAESIAKRLKLVENGDIIVVTCGESVFIQGTTNSIKVIQVKD; encoded by the coding sequence TTGAAAAAAACAAAAATAGTTTGCACTATTGGTCCTGTAACAGAATCAGTGGAAACTTTAAAAGAATTGCTAAAAAGAGGAATGAATGTAATGAGATTAAATTTTTCTCATGGTGATTATGAAGAACATGGAATGAGAATAAAAAATTTTAGACAAGCTATGTCTGAAACTGGAATAAGAGGTGGATTACTTCTTGATACTAAAGGTCCAGAGATAAGAACAATGACTTTAGAAAATGGAAAAGATGTAAGTATTAAAGCTGGACAAAAATTTACATTTACAACGGATCAATCAGTTGTAGGAAATAGTCAAAGAGTAGCTGTAACCTACAAAGATTTTGCAAAAGATTTAAAAGTAGGAAATATGGTTTTGGTTGATGATGGTTTACTTGAATTAGATGTTGTTGAAATAAATGGAAATGAAGTTGTATGTGTGGCTAGAAATAGTGGAGATTTAGGTGAAAAGAAAGGAATCAATTTACCTGGTATTTCTGTTAATTTACCTGCATTATCTGAGAAAGATATAGAGGATTTAAAATTTGGTTGTAGGAATAATATAGACTTTGTTGCAGCTTCATTCATAAGAAAAGCTAGTGATGTAAATGAAGTTAGAAAGGTTCTTCAAGAAAATGGAGGAGAAAGAGTACAAATCATCTCTAAGATAGAAAGTCAAGAAGGATTGGATAATTTTGATAAAATTTTAGAAGCATCTGATGGAATAATGGTAGCAAGAGGAGATTTAGGAGTTGAAATTCCAGTTGAAGAAGTTCCTTGTGCTCAAAAGATGATGATAAAAAAATGTAATAGAGTTGGAAAAGTTGTAATTACAGCAACTCAAATGTTAGATTCAATGATAAAAAATCCAAGACCTACAAGAGCAGAAGCAAATGATGTGGCTAATGCTATAATAGATGGAACAGATGCAATAATGTTATCTGGAGAAACAGCAAAAGGAAAATATCCTTTGGAAGCTGTTGATGTTATGAATAAAATAGCTCAAAAGGTAGATCCAACAATAACTTCATTTTATGTAGGAAGATCTAGTAATAGGCATGATATAACATCCGCTGTGGCTGAGGGAAGTGCTGATATAAGTGAAAGATTAGAAGCAAAACTTATTGTAGTGGGGACAGAATCTGGAAGAGCTGCAAGAAATATGAGAAGATATTTCCCTAAAGCGAATATTTTAGCAATAACTAATAATGAAAAAACAGCAAATCAATTGATTTTATCAAGAGGTATAATTCCTTATGTTGATGCTTCACCAAAAACTTTGGAAGAATTCTTTATTTTAGCAGAATCCATTGCTAAAAGATTAAAATTAGTTGAAAATGGTGATATAATTGTAGTAACTTGTGGAGAAAGTGTATTTATACAAGGTACAACAAATTCAATAAAAGTTATTCAAGTTAAAGATTAA